In Dermacentor albipictus isolate Rhodes 1998 colony unplaced genomic scaffold, USDA_Dalb.pri_finalv2 scaffold_15, whole genome shotgun sequence, the following proteins share a genomic window:
- the LOC135918524 gene encoding vacuolar protein sorting-associated protein 4B-like, translated as MLYFVAAREIRVESSGYLQRTHEFIRFLGARADGDYSTASSSPSPTEQQHRRLSSGSSLSVFPAPHGQEEHKAFHTGGVVVLGEAQVRWSDVFGLEVLKRALMLNVVYPVKHPALFENAKPLSSLMLYGPTGCGKSHIGKALATEFNDSTFFYVMCQHFASKCLVGNENLTVRTLFEMVLNHAPSVLFLDELDALSGSGVSGENSGFLYRVKADFLSLLEGILFKQKVTVIGATKSPWAVDPALARVFRKWVYVPLPTDDTRELMLLSGLKDARNQMLDSDVYYLVQKTDGYTCEDLTLLQREAKLQVRQKLKSATHFVKVEGYRRPGSASKTGDFLTPCSPDTPGAIRLSWKDIPKEALLEPELSLQDFEAALQKYHASVTSSELEKLDAFRTNQESNVHTVLRVDMSAFNVGHMANDDAEAVVEN; from the exons ATGCTGTACTTCGTGGCTGCGCGGGAAATTCGAGTCGAGAGCAGCGGCTACCTCCAGCGCACGCACGAGTTCATCCGCTTCTTGGGGGCGCGGGCGGATGGCGATTACTCGACGGCTAGCTCGAGCCCATCGCCCACGGAACAGCAGCACCGGCGACTCAGCAGCGGAAGCAGCCTCAGCGTCTTTCCGGC GCCCCACGGTCAAGAGGAGCACAAGGCGTTCCACACGGGTGGCGTGGTTGTGCTAGGCGAGGCGCAAGTGCGCTGGTCCGACGTGTTTGGCCTCGAGGTGCTCAAGCGGGCGCTCATGCTCAACGTGGTGTACCCCGTCAAGCACCCGGCGCTGTTCGAGAACGCCAAGCCACTCTCGAGCCTCATGCTGTACGGTCCCACGGGCTGCGGCAAGTCGCACATCGGTAAGGCCCTGGCCACTGAATTTAACGACTCGACCTTTTTCTACGTCATGTGCCAGCATTTCGCCTCCAAGTGCCTGGTCGGTAACGAGAACCTCACCGTGAGGACGCTGTTCGAGATGGTCCTCAACCACGCCCCGAGTGTGCTCTTCCTCGACGAGCTTGACGCGCTCAGCGGAAGCGGAGTGAGCGGCGAAAACTCGGGTTTTCTGTACAGAGTGAAGGCCGACTTCCTGAGCCTCTTGGAGGGGATACTCTTCAAGCAGAAGGTCACCGTCATCGGAGCCACCAAGTCGCCGTGGGCCGTGGACCCGGCGCTCGCGCGCGTCTTCCGGAAGTGGGTTTACGTTCCGCTACCGACAGACGACACCCGAGAACTGATGCTGCTGAGTGGACTCAAGGATGCTCGCAATCAGATGTTAGACTCAGACGTGTACTACCTCGTGCAGAAGACAGACGGGTACACGTGTGAGGATCTCACATTGCTTCAGAGGGAGGCCAAGCTGCAGGTCCGACAGAAGCTCAAGTCAGCGACTCACTTTGTCAAGGTCGAAGGGTACAGGCGGCCTGGAAGCGCGTCAAAGACCGGCGACTTTCTCACGCCATGCTCGCCGGACACTCCAGGAGCGATCAGATTGTCCTGGAAGGACATACCCAAGGAAGCCCTTTTAGAACCAGAACTGAGCTTGCAAGATTTCGAGGCGGCGTTGCAGAAGTACCATGCCTCGGTGACATCCAGCGAGCTTGAAAAACTGGACGCGTTCAGAACAAACCAGGAGTCAAATGTTCACACGGTTCTGCGGGTCGACATGAGTGCTTTTAATGTAGGCCACATGGCTAACGATGACGCTGAAGCTGTAGTGGAAAACTGA
- the LOC135918520 gene encoding vacuolar protein sorting-associated protein 4B-like — protein MNAEEAVRMAVDYGRRAEAEEEAQNFAEAFRLYKQALFLYFVAAREIRVESSGYLQRTHEFIRFLGARADGDYSTASSSPSPTEQQHRRLSSGSSLSVFPAPHGQEEHKAFHTGGVVVLGEAQVRWSDVFGLEVLKRALMLNVVYPVKHPALFENAKPLSSLMLYGPTGCGKSHIGKALATEFNDSTFFYVMCQHFASKCLVGNENLTVRTLFEMVLNHAPSVLFLDELDALSGSGVSGENSGFLYRVKADFLSLLEGILFKQKVTVIGATKSPWAVDPALARVFRKWVYVPLPTDDTREVMLLSGLKDVRNQMLDSDVYYLVQKTDGYTCEDLTLLQREAKMQVRQKLKSATHFVKVEGYRRPGSASKTGDFLTPCSPDTPGAIRLSWKDIPKEALLEPELSLQDFEAALQKYHASVTSSELEKLDAFRTNQESNSHTVLRVDMSAFNVGHMAEDDAEAVVEN, from the exons ATGAACGCCGAAGAAGCGGTTCGAATGGCGGTAGACTACGGTCGTCGCGCCGAAGCCGAAGAGGAGGCGCAGAACTTCGCCGAGGCCTTCCGGCTGTACAAGCAGGCGCTGTTCCTGTACTTCGTGGCTGCGCGGGAAATTCGTGTCGAGAGCAGCGGCTACCTGCAGCGCACGCACGAGTTCATCCGCTTCTTGGGGGCGCGGGCGGATGGCGATTACTCGACGGCCAGCTCGAGCCCATCGCCCACGGAACAGCAGCACCGGCGACTCAGCAGCGGAAGCAGCCTCAGCGTCTTTCCGGC GCCCCACGGTCAAGAGGAGCACAAGGCGTTCCACACGGGTGGCGTGGTTGTGCTAGGCGAGGCGCAAGTACGCTGGTCCGACGTGTTTGGCCTCGAGGTGCTCAAGCGGGCGCTCATGCTCAACGTGGTGTACCCCGTCAAGCACCCGGCGCTGTTTGAGAACGCCAAGCCACTCTCGAGCCTCATGCTGTACGGTCCCACCGGCTGTGGCAAGTCGCACATCGGTAAGGCACTGGCCACTGAATTTAACGACTCGACCTTCTTCTACGTCATGTGCCAGCATTTCGCCTCCAAGTGCCTGGTCGGTAACGAGAACCTCACCGTGAGGACGCTGTTCGAGATGGTCCTCAACCACGCCCCCAGTGTGCTCTTCCTCGACGAGCTTGACGCGCTCAGCGGAAGCGGAGTGAGCGGCGAAAATTCGGGTTTTCTGTACAGAGTGAAGGCCGACTTCCTGAGCCTCCTGGAGGGGATACTCTTCAAGCAGAAGGTCACCGTCATTGGAGCCACCAAGTCGCCGTGGGCCGTGGACCCGGCGCTCGCGCGCGTCTTCCGGAAGTGGGTTTACGTTCCGCTACCGACAGACGACACCCGAGAAGTGATGCTGCTGAGTGGACTCAAGGATGTTCGCAATCAGATGTTAGACTCAGACGTCTACTATCTCGTGCAGAAGACAGACGGGTACACGTGTGAGGATCTCACATTGCTCCAGAGGGAGGCCAAGATGCAGGTCAGACAGAAGCTCAAGTCAGCGACTCACTTTGTCAAGGTCGAAGGCTATAGGAGGCCTGGAAGCGCGTCAAAGACCGGCGACTTTCTCACGCCATGCTCGCCGGACACTCCAGGAGCGATCAGATTGTCCTGGAAGGACATTCCCAAGGAAGCCCTTTTAGAACCAGAACTGAGCTTGCAAGATTTCGAGGCGGCGTTGCAGAAGTACCACGCCTCGGTGACATCCAGCGAGCTTGAAAAACTGGACGCGTTCAGAACGAACCAGGAGTCAAATTCTCACACGGTTCTGCGGGTCGACATGAGTGCTTTCAATGTAGGCCACATGGCTGAAGACGACGCTGAAGCTGTAGTGGAAAACTGA